The DNA segment AGAAATCAACTCCCTGGGCTCGCGCATTGTCAGTGGCCCGAAAGGGGAAATCGCGATTTTTCGCACCAGTGACGATGAAGTGTTCGCCCTCGATGACCGCTGCCCGCACAAGGGCGGGCCGCTGTCCCAGGGGCTGATCTATGGCAAACGCGTGGCCTGCCCGCTGCACAACTGGCAGATCGACCTGGCGTCCGGCGAAGCCCAGGCCCCGGATATCGGCTGCGCCCACCATCACCACGCCCGGGTGGAAAACGGCCGGGTGATGCTGGCCCTGCGGGACGCCGGTTGATGAACCGCCAGGTCACGGCATCGACCTGCTGCTACTGCGGGGTCGG comes from the Pseudomonas shahriarae genome and includes:
- the nirD gene encoding nitrite reductase small subunit NirD, with translation MNWLDICALEEINSLGSRIVSGPKGEIAIFRTSDDEVFALDDRCPHKGGPLSQGLIYGKRVACPLHNWQIDLASGEAQAPDIGCAHHHHARVENGRVMLALRDAG